GTTCGTGAGGCTCGCGAGCGGATTGCGTTCGTCCAGGAACTGCGACAGCTGCGACGAACCGAAGAATTCGCGCAGTCCGGCGACGACGGGACGAATATTCATCAGCGATTGCGGGGTGATCGCCTCGACATCCTGCGTCGTCATCCGCTCCCGGACCACCCGCTCCATCCGCGACAGGCCCAGCCGGATCTGATTCTGAAGCAGTTCACCGACGGTGCGCACCCGCCGGTTGCCGAAGTGGTCGATGTCGTCGGCCTCCACCGGCACCTCGACGCCGCCGGGCGCGGTCATCATCGTGGTGCCGGTGTGCAGATGCAGCAGATACTCGATGATGGTGAGGATGTCGTCGCGGGTCAGCACCCGCTCGCCGCCCGGATTCAGCCCGAGTTTCCGGTCGATCTTGTAGCGGCCGACCCGGCCGAGGTCGTAGCGCTTCTCCGCGAAGAACAGGTTCTCCAGCAGCGCCTGCGCGGACTCCTTGGTCGGCGGCTCACCCGGACGCAGCTTGCGATGGATATCGAGCAGCGCCTCATCGGTGCCAGCTGTATTGTCCTTGGCCAGTGAGGTTTTCATGATCTCGGAGAAGCCGAAACGCTCGGTGATCTCCTCGGCGGTCAGTCCCAACGCCTTCAACAACACCGTCACCGGCTGACGACGCTTACGGTCGATACGCACACCCACCGTGTCACGCTTGTCGACATCGAATTCCAGCCACGCACCACGCGACGGAATCACCCGCACACTGTGCAGAGTCTTCTCGGTACCCTTGTCGATCGACTCGTCGAAATACACACCCGGCGACCGCACCAACTGCGACACCACCACACGCTCGGTGCCGTTGATGATGAACGTCCCCTTATCGGTCATCATCGGGAAATCACCCATGAAAACCGTCTGAGACTTGATCTCACCAGTGTTGTTGTTGATGAACTCCGCGGTCACGAACAACGGCGCCGCGTAGGTCATGTCCTTGTCCTTGCACTCCTCGACGGAGGCCTTGACCTCCTCGAAACGAGGATCCGACAGGGTGAGCGACATGGATTCGGCGAAGTCCTCGATCGGGCTGACCTCCGCGAGGATTTCCGCCAGTCCACCGAGATCGGATTCGCCGCGGCGGACGGCGCGCTCCTGCCAGGCCGGCGTGCCGAGTAGCCGGGCGAAGGATTCGGTCTGGATTTCCAGTAGTCCCGGAACCTCCAGCGGTTCACGGAGTTTGGCGAACGATACGCGTCGCGGGGGTGTCGGGGCATCAGTGGGGGTTACGGCTTCGACTCGGCTCGGATCGGAGACTGTCAAGACGCGTCCTTCCAGCACCTCGTAACGCCCGCACTCTCGGTGCGGCCGCTGCGATATCTGCTTGTCCTGTGGGCTGTATTGGCGATGTCACGCCGCCGGACGCTGATCGGACCTGCCTCGGTCACCACGGGAGGAAGGCGGCAGGCAGACAGCGCCGCATTCCACGGTTGATTCGTATTTTCGAGAGTCGGACAGCACGCACCCTGGCGGGAGGTCTCAAATTACACCGGAATTCGACAGATGTCGAGAGAACAAGAAAATAAACGCCTGAATTATGGCGTCTTCCCATTTCGATAATGTCATCCGAATATGCCGCGTGTCAAGTAGTTCGGCGCCGCGGTGGGCGGGTGTGCCGCAAGTCATTTCACGCTGCCCGCGGTGAGCCCGGCGACCAGGCGTTTCTCGATGACGGCGAACAGCACGACCACCGGGACGATGCCGAGGGTGGAGATCGCGAAGACGTACTGCCAGGCAGTGTCGTACTGTCCGACGAATTTCGTCAGCGCCACCGACAGCGGCTGATTCTCCGGCGTGGTCAGAACGACCAGGCTCGCCGCGTATTCATTCCAAGCCGAGACGAATGCGAAAATCGTCGCGGTGATCAGGCCCGGCCAGATCAGCGGCAGCTCGACCCGCACCAGAATCTGGATTCGGCTCAGTCCGTCCAGCTGCGCGGCCTCTTCGAGCTCCGGCGGAATCGCGGCGAAGAAACTGTGCAGAATCCACACCGCGAAAGACAGGTTGAAGGCCGCGTTCACCAGGATCATCGCGAACCAGGTGTCGTTGGCTCCCAGGGCGAAGAACTCGCGGACCAGACCCGTCACCAGGATCGTGGGCTGCAGCATCTGGGTGATCAGGACCAGCGCCAGGAATACCGCGCGGCCCGGAAACCGTCGCCGTGCCGTGTGATAGGCGGCGGGCACCGCGGCGGCGAGGACCAGCAGCGTGGCCAGGATCGAAATGGCCAGTGTGCTGACGATATTGAACGGCAGTGGCGTCTCCGGGGTGTGCCACATATCGACGTAGTTGCCGGGTCGCCAGTCCCGCGGCAGATATGCCGGCGGTATCCGCGAGATCTCGGATCGGGGTTTGAGCGACCCCAGCACCATCGTGAGATAGGGGATGAGGAACAGAGCTGCGATCACGATCCCGATCGAGGTCAGATCCCAGCGGCGGCGCCGGATGCGCGTCGTGGTCACGACCGCTGCTCCCGGTCCGGGCGGATGACGGTGAGATACCCGGCGATGATGATCGCGATCAGGGCGAAATTCAGCACGCTCAGCGCGGCCGCGGTGTCGAGCTGTTGATTCTGCCGAATCAGCTTGAACGTCAGCGTGGTCGTGGTGTCGGCGGCGAAGCCGGGGATGCTGCCGGTGAGTACCTGCAGAATCGGCAGCGAGTTGAACACGTTGATGATGTTGATGACGGTGGCGACCGCGATCGCCGGTCGCAACTGGGGCAGGATGAGGTGACGATAGCGCTGCCAGGCCGAGGCGCCGTCGATCCGCCCGGCCTCCACCAGTTCGGCCGGAATCGATTGCAGGCCGGCCAGAATCGTGTACGTGGTGAACGGGGTCGAGACGAAGACCGCCACCGCGATCGCCACCGTGAAGGCCGGCAGGGGCTGTTTGGTGAATCCGAATCCCCGGTCCAGTACGCCGATATCGACCAGCAGGCGGTTGACCAGTCCGACCTCGGGATCCAGGAGATAGGCGAAGACGGTCGTCGTCATCACCACCGAGGCCGCCCACGGCACGAGCACAGCCAGCCGGACCAGGGTCCGTCCCGGGAAATCCTTGGCGAGGAACTGCGCCAGCGCCGCGGACAGCACGAGGGTGATCCCCACGACCGCGACCACCCAGACCGCGGTGTGCGCGACGATGCTGCCGAGTTCCTGGATGTCGAACAGCCGGCGGAAGTTGGCCTGCCCGGCGAACCCGCGGTCGCGGCCGTACGGGCTCAGATCGCGGGTGCTGGTCCAGATCATGTATCCGGCCGGGAAGGCGACAACCGCGGCGATCAGAATCAGTACCGGCCCGAGCCAGGGCAGGGCACGGACCGCGGCGCCCGCGCGGGTGGATCCGGTCATCGCGCCGCCCGCGCGATCCGATCGAGGACCTGCCGGGGATCGGCGCCCTGGGTGACGGTGCCGATCTGCTGGCGCACGGCGCCCTGGACCGCGGCCCAGGCGGGATCACCGGACGGATAGAACCGCGCGGCCGCCACCGTGGGAGCGAAGGCCCGGGTGACCGGATCGTCGGCCAGTGCGCGGGTGCCGCTCGCGGTGATCGGAATGAAATGCTCGGCGCCGACGAAACTCGAATACACCGCGGGCGAATAGAAATAGTCCAGGAATTGCCGGATCGCGTCCCGCTTGTTCCCGTGCTTACGGAAGGCCAGCAGATGATCGGCGACGCCGAGAGTCACGGGTGCACCGGTTTTCGTCGGTGACGGCGCGGTGCCCAGCCGCAGGCCCGGATTCTGCCGCGCGATCGTCTCCAATACCGGCGGCAGACCCTCGATCATGCCGATCCGGCCCTGGATGAAGGCATTGATGACGTCCTTACGATCGGTCGAACCCGGATTCGGTTGGGTCACACCGGCATCGGCGAGAGACCGCATGGCCTCGACTCCTTCGAGATTGGGTGCGGTGGCGACCGTGACGCCGTGGTCGCCGGACCAGCTGCCGCCGGCGCCGAAGGTCCAGATGGAGGTTTCGCCCTGGGCTTCCTCACTACCCAGCGGCAGACCGTATCCGGAGATACCTCCACCGAGGGCTTGTACGCGGCGAGCGGCATCGGTCAGTTCCGACCAGGTGCGCGGTGCGGCCGTGACGCCGGCCCGGGCGAACAGGTCGGTGTTGTAGAACAACGTGCGCGTCGAGGCGAAAATCGGCAGCGCCCACTGCGTTCCGTCGATCGAGGCATTCCGGGCGAATGCCGGTACGAGGTCGTTCAGGACGGAGCGGTCGACGATATCGCCGACCGGATACAGCAGGTCGTCCGCGGCGAAGCCGGCGTAGGCGTCGATATTGAGGATGTCGGGAGTGGTGCCGACCGATTGCAGGTCGGTGCGGACCACCTCGTTGATCGCATCCCAGGATTCCACCTGCAGATCGATGGTGATCGCCGGATTCTGTTCGCGAAACCTCGCGATGATCGACATCCACTCGGCCCGGGTGCTGTCACTGTAGGCGGGGACGAGCAGTGACAGCGCGTTCGGATTCGAATCGTCGCTGCTGCGCCCGCGGAATCCGCAGCCGGCCACCAGCAGGGTCACCGCGGTCAGCAACGCGAGCACGGCGCAGACGCCGCGTGGTGCACCCGTCACGAACGAACCCTCTCGATCTGCCCACCCGTCGCGGTGATGCCGGTTGTGGCGCCGATGCGGACGGACCGAATCTAATCGCAGAATCGCCGTGTGCGCGCCCCTTCGCCGAGGATGTTGACATGATCGATCGCGCCGATGATTCTGAGGACGTGCCGACCTCTGTCCGGAGCGTCCCCGGCGGCCGTACCTGTATCCGGTGGCATCCGGTGATACCACGATGACCGGGAAGGCCGGTGAGCCGGCCGATCCGGTTCTGGCCGTGGACATCGGCGGCACCACGATCAAAGCCGAGATCTCCGATGCGAGCGGGCGGATCCTGGCGGCCGAGACCGTGCCCACGCCGCGCGGCGCACAGGCCTTCGACGCGGTCGCCGCGCTGGGTGACCGGCTGCTGGCGCGGGTGCCGCGCGCGGTGCGACGCGCGGCGATCGTGATGCCGGGCATCGTCGATCCAGCGCGGTCGCTGGCGGTGTTCAGCAGCAATATCGGCTGGCGGGATGTGAAGCTGGGCAACCGGTTCGACGATCGCTGGGCTTTCCCGGTGCTGATCGAGCACGATGTCGTCGTCGCCGGTTGGGCGGAATGGCGCTACGGCGCCGGACAGGGCTGTGACGACGTCGTGGTGCTGATGCTCGGCACCGGTATCAGCGGGACGCTCTCGGTGGCGGGGCGCTTGGTGCGCGGCGGCGCCGGTCAGGTGGGGGAGTACGGCCACATTCCGGTTCGGCGTCGCGGTGGGCGGCGCTGTCCGTGCGGGAACGTCGGATGTGTGGAGACCGTCGCGTCCGGACCGTCCATCGCGCGTGCCTACACCGAACGAACCGGGCGCGAAATATCAGGCGCACCGGAGGTTTTCGCCGTCCTGGCCGACGATCCGCACGCGCGCGCGGTGGTCGAGGACGCGGTCGACGCGCTGGCCGAGGGCCTGCTCGGGGTGCTGCACGCCTCCTGCCCGGAACTGATCGTGCTCGCCGGCGGCCTCGCCGATGCCGGTCCGATCCTGGTGGACGGACTGCGCGAGCGGCTCACCGCGCTGGTGCGGGTGGTACCGGTCCCGCGGGTGGTGGCGGGCGCTTTCGGCGCGCGCGCCGGATTGGTGGGAGCGGCCGGTTACGCCCGCCTCGGGGTACTCGAATGAGGGCCGCGAACCGGTTCTCGGTGCGCGGCCGGGTGGTCACCTCGCACGAGATCATCGACGATGCGGTGGTCGAGGTGGCGGGTGACCGCATTCGGGCGGTGTATCCGTTCGAGCCCGAGCGGCAGGCCGGAGCCGCACCCCCGTATCGGGGAACGCTGTTGCCGGGCCTGGTCGATATTCACAACCACGGCGGTTTCGGCCATCGGTTCGACGAGACCGATCCGGAGCGGGCGCGCGCGGCGGCGCGATATCACCATCGCCACGGGACCACGACCCTGCTGGGCAGTATCGTGACCGCGGCGCCCGACACCATGGTCGCGCAGACCGCCGCGCTCCGTGACGTGGCCGCGACGGGCGATATCGCGGGTATCCACATCGAGGGGCCATTCCTGTCCGGGAAGCGTTGCGGCGCACAGGATCCGAGATACCTGATCGATCCGGACCCGCGGTTGATCGACCGGCTGCTGACCGCCGCCGACGGCTGCTTGCGGATGATGACGCTCGCTCCGGAGCGAGCCGGATTCGATTCCGCCGCACAGCGGCTCACCGCATCGGGCGTGGTGGTCGCGCTGGGTCATACCGACGCCGACCACGAGACCTTCCGTCGCGCACTGGCGCCCGGCGGCACCGGCACCCTGGTCACCCACTTCGCCAACTGTATGCCGCCGCTGCATCACCGCGATCCGGGCCCGATGGCGGCGGCGCTGGTGAGTGCTGCCGCGGGCGATGTCTTCGTCGAATTGATCGGCGACGGAGTGCATGTCGATGCCGGCTTCGGCGCCCTGGTGTTCGCCGCCGCCCGCCATC
The genomic region above belongs to Nocardia spumae and contains:
- a CDS encoding carbohydrate ABC transporter permease, with the protein product MTTTRIRRRRWDLTSIGIVIAALFLIPYLTMVLGSLKPRSEISRIPPAYLPRDWRPGNYVDMWHTPETPLPFNIVSTLAISILATLLVLAAAVPAAYHTARRRFPGRAVFLALVLITQMLQPTILVTGLVREFFALGANDTWFAMILVNAAFNLSFAVWILHSFFAAIPPELEEAAQLDGLSRIQILVRVELPLIWPGLITATIFAFVSAWNEYAASLVVLTTPENQPLSVALTKFVGQYDTAWQYVFAISTLGIVPVVVLFAVIEKRLVAGLTAGSVK
- a CDS encoding carbohydrate ABC transporter permease, with amino-acid sequence MTGSTRAGAAVRALPWLGPVLILIAAVVAFPAGYMIWTSTRDLSPYGRDRGFAGQANFRRLFDIQELGSIVAHTAVWVVAVVGITLVLSAALAQFLAKDFPGRTLVRLAVLVPWAASVVMTTTVFAYLLDPEVGLVNRLLVDIGVLDRGFGFTKQPLPAFTVAIAVAVFVSTPFTTYTILAGLQSIPAELVEAGRIDGASAWQRYRHLILPQLRPAIAVATVINIINVFNSLPILQVLTGSIPGFAADTTTTLTFKLIRQNQQLDTAAALSVLNFALIAIIIAGYLTVIRPDREQRS
- a CDS encoding extracellular solute-binding protein; this encodes MTGAPRGVCAVLALLTAVTLLVAGCGFRGRSSDDSNPNALSLLVPAYSDSTRAEWMSIIARFREQNPAITIDLQVESWDAINEVVRTDLQSVGTTPDILNIDAYAGFAADDLLYPVGDIVDRSVLNDLVPAFARNASIDGTQWALPIFASTRTLFYNTDLFARAGVTAAPRTWSELTDAARRVQALGGGISGYGLPLGSEEAQGETSIWTFGAGGSWSGDHGVTVATAPNLEGVEAMRSLADAGVTQPNPGSTDRKDVINAFIQGRIGMIEGLPPVLETIARQNPGLRLGTAPSPTKTGAPVTLGVADHLLAFRKHGNKRDAIRQFLDYFYSPAVYSSFVGAEHFIPITASGTRALADDPVTRAFAPTVAAARFYPSGDPAWAAVQGAVRQQIGTVTQGADPRQVLDRIARAAR
- a CDS encoding ROK family protein; its protein translation is MASGDTTMTGKAGEPADPVLAVDIGGTTIKAEISDASGRILAAETVPTPRGAQAFDAVAALGDRLLARVPRAVRRAAIVMPGIVDPARSLAVFSSNIGWRDVKLGNRFDDRWAFPVLIEHDVVVAGWAEWRYGAGQGCDDVVVLMLGTGISGTLSVAGRLVRGGAGQVGEYGHIPVRRRGGRRCPCGNVGCVETVASGPSIARAYTERTGREISGAPEVFAVLADDPHARAVVEDAVDALAEGLLGVLHASCPELIVLAGGLADAGPILVDGLRERLTALVRVVPVPRVVAGAFGARAGLVGAAGYARLGVLE
- the nagA gene encoding N-acetylglucosamine-6-phosphate deacetylase; translated protein: MRAANRFSVRGRVVTSHEIIDDAVVEVAGDRIRAVYPFEPERQAGAAPPYRGTLLPGLVDIHNHGGFGHRFDETDPERARAAARYHHRHGTTTLLGSIVTAAPDTMVAQTAALRDVAATGDIAGIHIEGPFLSGKRCGAQDPRYLIDPDPRLIDRLLTAADGCLRMMTLAPERAGFDSAAQRLTASGVVVALGHTDADHETFRRALAPGGTGTLVTHFANCMPPLHHRDPGPMAAALVSAAAGDVFVELIGDGVHVDAGFGALVFAAARHRVVLITDAMQAAGLPDGEYRLGPQPVRVIGGVARVPSGALAGGTATLLHCLRWAVVDCGLGLVDAVRAAATTPAAAIGATDVGELRPGLRADLLVVDSDLELRAVLRRGQWVA